In Carassius carassius chromosome 5, fCarCar2.1, whole genome shotgun sequence, one genomic interval encodes:
- the iqcd gene encoding dynein regulatory complex protein 10 isoform X1: MMQVSSNMNNNTKPLMMGSKSDAVPHEERLSDAATLPNKTKADYLKTINPSRKTLSSLEAKLIFGVLDESIRQMEIVSLLPTLLSSPEALSQSLGEEVVHALKEHQRLGEKYKAMMLDASFEQSELKEELAKSKKAIKDSFHNIIRLLRATPTTREVLKGIEPNRGGETETQKLKDGLCDLREIVFERLLTTPAEERERREMMLEVSLRHSANQKLIDSLEKEVASAIKDKDTEISTLNNKVHQLRNSLHQMEKGLEEFITRTQQDAEKQSQSDTKTSEGKRSRLQQEASQLRAQLNNVTAEDRERELALRKKKYKEETEIENWIQKYDTEIGEKQTDLEEMTRMYEADMAELRVLEEHSTVLELEYSQIMEERLEAQKQREKQEREREIQSQASTVIQAHWRGFCVRKAMKANAKPKKGKKGKGKKGK; this comes from the exons ATGATGCAGGTTTCTTCAAACATGAATAATAACACG AAACCTCTAATGATGGGCTCCAAATCAGACGCCGTCCCTCATGAAGAAAGACTATCAGATGCAGCCACCCTTCCAAACAAAACTAAAGCAGACTACTTGAAGACCATCAACCCCTCCAGGAAGACACTCTCATCTCTGGAAGCAAAGCTTATATTTGGGGTACTAGATGAGAGCATTCGTCAGATGGAGATAGTCTCTCTTCTACCCACTTTGCTGAGCTCTCCAGAAGCACTTTCCCAGAGTCTTGGAGAAGAGGTGGTCCATGCCCTGAAAGAGCACCAGAGGCTTGGGGAAAAGTACAAAGCTATGATGCTTGATGCTAGCTTTGAGCAAAGTGAACTAAAGGAAGAATTAGCCAAATCGAAAAAAGCCATTAAGGACTCCTTTCATAACATTATACGGCTACTTAGGGCAACTCCTACCACAAGGGAGGTGCTAAAAGGCATAGAACCCAACAGAGGGGGAGAGACGGAGACTCAGAAACTGAAAGATGGCCTGTGTGATTTGAGAGAGATTGTTTTTGAGAGGCTTCTCACTACACCTGCAGAGGAGAGAGAACGCAGAGAGATGATGCTTGAAGTCAGTCTACGTCACTCTGCCAACCAGAAGCTGATAGACTCACTGGAAAAAGAGGTTGCCAGTGCAATAAAAGACAAGGATACAGAG ATCTCCACGTTGAATAATAAAGTGCACCAGCTGAGAAACTCACTGCATCAGATGGAGAAAGGTTTGGAGGAATTCATCACCCGAACGCAACAGGATGCTGAGAAACAGAGCCAATCAGACACAAAAACTTCAGAGGGGAAGAGAAGTCGTTTGCAGCAGGAGGCCAGTCAACTGAGAGCTCAGCTCAATAATGTGACTGcagaggacagagagagagaactggCACTACGAAAG AAAAAATACAAGGAGGAAACAGAGATTGAGAACTGGATCCAGAAATATGATACTGAAATTGGAGAGAAACAG ACAGATTTGGAGGAAATGACACGCATGTATGAAGCAGACATGGCAGAGCTGAGAGTGCTGGAGGAACATTCAACAGTTCTGGAACTGGAGTACTCCCAGATTATGGAGGAGCGACTGGAGGCTCAGAAGCAGAGGGAAAaacaggaaagagaaagagagatccaGAGCCAAGCTTCCACTGTCATTCAGGCTCACTGGAGAGGCTTTTGTGTACGCAAGGCCATGAAGGCCAACGCAAAACCCAAGAAAGGAAAGAagggaaaggggaaaaaaggaaaatga
- the iqcd gene encoding dynein regulatory complex protein 10 isoform X2: MMGSKSDAVPHEERLSDAATLPNKTKADYLKTINPSRKTLSSLEAKLIFGVLDESIRQMEIVSLLPTLLSSPEALSQSLGEEVVHALKEHQRLGEKYKAMMLDASFEQSELKEELAKSKKAIKDSFHNIIRLLRATPTTREVLKGIEPNRGGETETQKLKDGLCDLREIVFERLLTTPAEERERREMMLEVSLRHSANQKLIDSLEKEVASAIKDKDTEISTLNNKVHQLRNSLHQMEKGLEEFITRTQQDAEKQSQSDTKTSEGKRSRLQQEASQLRAQLNNVTAEDRERELALRKKKYKEETEIENWIQKYDTEIGEKQTDLEEMTRMYEADMAELRVLEEHSTVLELEYSQIMEERLEAQKQREKQEREREIQSQASTVIQAHWRGFCVRKAMKANAKPKKGKKGKGKKGK, encoded by the exons ATGATGGGCTCCAAATCAGACGCCGTCCCTCATGAAGAAAGACTATCAGATGCAGCCACCCTTCCAAACAAAACTAAAGCAGACTACTTGAAGACCATCAACCCCTCCAGGAAGACACTCTCATCTCTGGAAGCAAAGCTTATATTTGGGGTACTAGATGAGAGCATTCGTCAGATGGAGATAGTCTCTCTTCTACCCACTTTGCTGAGCTCTCCAGAAGCACTTTCCCAGAGTCTTGGAGAAGAGGTGGTCCATGCCCTGAAAGAGCACCAGAGGCTTGGGGAAAAGTACAAAGCTATGATGCTTGATGCTAGCTTTGAGCAAAGTGAACTAAAGGAAGAATTAGCCAAATCGAAAAAAGCCATTAAGGACTCCTTTCATAACATTATACGGCTACTTAGGGCAACTCCTACCACAAGGGAGGTGCTAAAAGGCATAGAACCCAACAGAGGGGGAGAGACGGAGACTCAGAAACTGAAAGATGGCCTGTGTGATTTGAGAGAGATTGTTTTTGAGAGGCTTCTCACTACACCTGCAGAGGAGAGAGAACGCAGAGAGATGATGCTTGAAGTCAGTCTACGTCACTCTGCCAACCAGAAGCTGATAGACTCACTGGAAAAAGAGGTTGCCAGTGCAATAAAAGACAAGGATACAGAG ATCTCCACGTTGAATAATAAAGTGCACCAGCTGAGAAACTCACTGCATCAGATGGAGAAAGGTTTGGAGGAATTCATCACCCGAACGCAACAGGATGCTGAGAAACAGAGCCAATCAGACACAAAAACTTCAGAGGGGAAGAGAAGTCGTTTGCAGCAGGAGGCCAGTCAACTGAGAGCTCAGCTCAATAATGTGACTGcagaggacagagagagagaactggCACTACGAAAG AAAAAATACAAGGAGGAAACAGAGATTGAGAACTGGATCCAGAAATATGATACTGAAATTGGAGAGAAACAG ACAGATTTGGAGGAAATGACACGCATGTATGAAGCAGACATGGCAGAGCTGAGAGTGCTGGAGGAACATTCAACAGTTCTGGAACTGGAGTACTCCCAGATTATGGAGGAGCGACTGGAGGCTCAGAAGCAGAGGGAAAaacaggaaagagaaagagagatccaGAGCCAAGCTTCCACTGTCATTCAGGCTCACTGGAGAGGCTTTTGTGTACGCAAGGCCATGAAGGCCAACGCAAAACCCAAGAAAGGAAAGAagggaaaggggaaaaaaggaaaatga